A segment of the Leptospiraceae bacterium genome:
AACACCAAAAATAAATTCAATTAGCGGGTAATGATATGAAACGTTAACTCCACAAGTTTTGCATTTCCCGAATGCAAATAAATAACCTAATACTGGAAAAAGGGAAATTGCTTTAATATTTGTATTACAGTTTTCACATGCACTTGGTTTGGAAAATATGATTTTCCATTTTTCTGAAAATGAGTATTTTTTCCTAATTGGAGAATAAAAATACTTTAAAATTCTTTCTCCCAGAGTTGTATAAAAACTAGCAAGTGACGCCGCGATTAGAAAACCATAAAAATAAAAAATAAGTTCTATACTAAGCAAGGTCTTGTAAAGATTTCATCCCTTTTTCGAGTGTGTCCATTGTATTGGCAAAACTAATTCGTATATAGTCATGGCTTTCATTGAAAATAAATCCTGGAACTACGATTAGTTTTTTTTCGAGGACGGCTCGTTTCACAAAATCTTCATCGTTTCCTTTTATTTTTACGAAAAAATAGAATGCACCAGCACTTTTTGAAATATTGTAATAGTTCTTTAGTGATTCGTATACAAAATCTCTTTTAGTTTTGTAGTCTTCGATATAGGAAGTCATATCCGTTTTTAATGCTTCTAAACCTGCATACTGTGTAGTAGAGGGAGCACAGACAATCGTGTATTGTTGCAGTGTGGTTAATACCTTAATAACCTCTTCAGATGCAAGGATTGACGCAAGCCTGAGTCCTGTCATACTATAAGTTTTAGAAAACCCAGAGAGTGTAATTGTTTTTTCGTAAAAAGAGCCAACTGATAAAAACTTTTTATCATAATCAAATAATTCATAAATTTCATCCGAGATCAGGTAAGAATCATTAGCCTCTGCTAGTTCGGCTAATAATTCAAGTTGTTCCTTTGTCATTATATAACCGGTAGGGTTAGATGGATTGGAATAAATAATTAGTTTTAAGTTTTGGAATTTTAATTTTTGAATATCTTCCTTTGTAAATTTTTCATCCAGAGTTGTAATTTTTGCTCCATGAAATTTTAACATTGACGGATACATTAAAAAATAAGGGGAAATAACTAAACATTCATCGCCTGTATTTACTAATGCAGAAAATAATAATAATAGGGCAGAGCTGATTCCTGAAGTAACAAGTAGTCTAGAAGGAGTCGCATATGTAATACGATTTACTGTTTCATACTTTTGGACCAATGCTTCTTTTAACTCAGGAATACCACCCGTTAATGTATAGGCAGTTTTACCATTATTAGCCGCTCTATTGAGAGCTTCGATTATATTGGGAGGACAAGGAAAATGAGGTTGTCCTATAGACAGATTAATCGGATTTTGAAGAGATGCCGCTAATTCAAATGCCTTACGTATAGGAGACGTGTCTAATCCCAGAACGTTAGTGGAAAAAGTTTTCATTGATTGCTCTACTTATTTATTGTTAATTCTTGCAGTTTTTTTCGGGTTTTCAATTAGCTCAAGGTTCCCATTTTCATATCGATAAGTAACGGGCGCGTATTCCATTACGGAATCAAATGTAAAAGTAACGAAATCCCCATTATCCTGTACATCGGGAATATCATTGCAATTTCCAATTTCTGGAAAAGTTTTATGCTTCCCATCCGTGTTCAATGTTATAACTAAAAATTTTGCAGGGCATTCAGAATTGTCATCAAAAGATTCCACAGTGAATAAAAACATATCTGCAGTACTTAATTGGATAATTTGATTCAGTTGTACTAATTGAAGATTTGCGGATTCATACACATCATCATTTTTGAATACAATTCGTTTAATCAGTTTCCCATCCAATATTTGATCGAACATTTTGAATTCTCCGAATCGAGAGGAGATTAACTCAAATTCTTCTGGGATATATTTTTTCCTGCATCCTTCGACTAGGAGCGCAGTGGATAAAACTAATAAAAGGCTGAATAAGTATTTGAAAAATAATTTCATAAAATCCTCTTTGTTTATGTCGCACAGAAAGACAATTTTCAATTTCGACATTGGAGTCTTTCTCATGGTAATTAAAATTAATAGAAAATGCAAATCATTTTCCATCTATATAGTATATTTCGACTTTTAAAATTCCAATATTATCCTATATATTAAAAAATAAAATCTATAGTGAATAAATTCTGTTTCATAAAAATGAATATATTTGACTATAATGTACTAAATTTTAAAAAATAATATCGATTTAATTCTAGAAAGTCCTATTTGGGCAATAAGTTAACGATTTAATAAATAATGGTCAGGATAACTGAATGAACAGAATAAAGTTTGAAACGAAAGTGTTACATGCGAAAATAAAAAAGCAGGGTGTAAGTAATATGAATTTGTCATTTGAAGCAGACAATACAGTAAGCGACTCTGGTATTTTACATGAAACAGATTCTAATTTCGAATTACACTCCGTTTCAAATCAGGATTTAATACAAATATTCTGCCAATTAGAAAATACAGAAAATGGAGTTTTATTTTCCTCAGGAGAGTTGGCGATTTATCAAAGCATTTTGGGCTTAATAAAATTTGGTGATCATATACTTGTTTCTAAAACGTGCGGGTATACAATCAATAGTATTCTTTCGAAATTGTCTTCAAGAATTGGGATTTCTTATTCTTACTTTGATTTAGCAAAACCGCAAAAATGGGAATCTCAAATTAAGGCTAATACAAAATTAATTTTAGTAGAAACATTATCCGTACCTAGTTTAGAAATTCCAGATATTCATTTACTGAAACGATTTTGCGAAACACATTCCCTTATATTAATAGCAGATAATTCATTATGTACTTCCTATATTCAAATCCCTTCTGATTTAGGAGTCGATTGTGTCCTATATTCAAATTTAAATTCTATAGAGGGACAATTCAATTTGCCCGGTGGAGTTATTCTTGGTAGTGATCAATACATTGAAAAAATCAGGAAAAATTTAATTGAAACTGAATCCAATTCCTCTCCTTTATATGGAAATTTAATAGTCAGAGGATTAGAAACATTAGCCGTTCGAATGGACAAACAGTCATCAAATGCATTACGAGTCGCAGAATATTTAGAAAAAAAACAAGGAGTTGAAAGTGTAAAATATCCTTTTTTGGCATCCAATTCAAGTTATGAATTAGCTAAAAAACAAATGAGATTTGGTGGCGGGATAATTAGTTTTTCTATGGAAGGAGGAGTCGTTAGAGGAAAAAGATTTATTGAATCTTTAAAAAGGATTTCTTTTAGTCCAAAGTTTTCTGTGAGAACTACGGTAAATCATCCTGCGTCTACTTCTCATTTGTCTCTTCCTGAGAATTTACGAATTCAAATGGGCGCCAAATCAAATATAATAAGTCTGGCAATTGGACTTGAACATATTGAGGATATATTGGAAGAACTCGACACGGCTATAACGGACTCTAAAATTACATTTAAATTATATAAGAACGGAAAATCTACCTATTGAGAAG
Coding sequences within it:
- a CDS encoding PLP-dependent transferase translates to MNRIKFETKVLHAKIKKQGVSNMNLSFEADNTVSDSGILHETDSNFELHSVSNQDLIQIFCQLENTENGVLFSSGELAIYQSILGLIKFGDHILVSKTCGYTINSILSKLSSRIGISYSYFDLAKPQKWESQIKANTKLILVETLSVPSLEIPDIHLLKRFCETHSLILIADNSLCTSYIQIPSDLGVDCVLYSNLNSIEGQFNLPGGVILGSDQYIEKIRKNLIETESNSSPLYGNLIVRGLETLAVRMDKQSSNALRVAEYLEKKQGVESVKYPFLASNSSYELAKKQMRFGGGIISFSMEGGVVRGKRFIESLKRISFSPKFSVRTTVNHPASTSHLSLPENLRIQMGAKSNIISLAIGLEHIEDILEELDTAITDSKITFKLYKNGKSTY
- a CDS encoding aminotransferase class I/II-fold pyridoxal phosphate-dependent enzyme; this encodes MKTFSTNVLGLDTSPIRKAFELAASLQNPINLSIGQPHFPCPPNIIEALNRAANNGKTAYTLTGGIPELKEALVQKYETVNRITYATPSRLLVTSGISSALLLLFSALVNTGDECLVISPYFLMYPSMLKFHGAKITTLDEKFTKEDIQKLKFQNLKLIIYSNPSNPTGYIMTKEQLELLAELAEANDSYLISDEIYELFDYDKKFLSVGSFYEKTITLSGFSKTYSMTGLRLASILASEEVIKVLTTLQQYTIVCAPSTTQYAGLEALKTDMTSYIEDYKTKRDFVYESLKNYYNISKSAGAFYFFVKIKGNDEDFVKRAVLEKKLIVVPGFIFNESHDYIRISFANTMDTLEKGMKSLQDLA